In Argiope bruennichi chromosome 4, qqArgBrue1.1, whole genome shotgun sequence, the sequence CAGTTTCTGGTTTTCTGTAGCTGGCTGAATGTAAAATCTACTGAAGAGTTTTCTTCAAATAAGCACTCAGCACAGACTAATACAGGCCAATCCAGCGTGTGGCATCACGATGTCTGCTCGCCATTCGTTTTGCGAAACATCTCTCTCTAAGCGAgtcactttttttacattttgttttgctcattATATGAATCACTCGTTATGGAAGATACTCGTAAATGAAGTTTGACTATAGTCGTAATTTCTGAAATCTCTTAAGCAGATCTATTTTCGGTTAACCAACAACCTGTTTTCCTTTCAGGCAAGACTACTGTGCAAATACTCTAATGTATTGTTGCTATTGAATTGATGCAATAATAGAAGGCAACTTGTTGAtacgtaataaattttttattattttttttccacgtTCTCATCCAGTAAATCAGTGTTTTACTTTAGGTCTTGGTGAATTTGTAGTATCTCAGTTTTGGGACCGCTTGTTCAAGACCATTTCCAATGAAAAATCACCGTGTACGTGGTACATTTTTCGCCTGCCGTTGTAAGATAAAGTTCTTCTTGCGGTGTGGAATGTATATCAAGATCCTAATCATCTGTCTATGGTTCAAAATTGTGAGGTCTGCCCCTAACTAGCTCCTCTTTACTTTCCAAACAAGATTAATTAAACTTTCATCTACTTTATAAAGAACTATGTTCTTCCATAAGTATTATCCATTTCATTCCATTCCTGAGTATTGGTGCGTTTGATACTTCTTCATGAATTAGAAATGCGCAAATATTTACTTAGCATTAGTATGGTTTAGTTAATGGCACAAGAGCTCTTGCCGTTTATAATCTGATTACATTAAGTGAAGAAAAAATAACCCGTTTAATGAGAATTTTACTTGGAAAGTTCCCAAGGCTTACACTAAATTTAGGCAAAACTAATTCAACTTCAATGCGTCACAAAGTATTTTTAGTATCAAATCACGCCGTACTTATCGTAAACGGAAATATAAGCTttaaagttgatttatttttatcgtaatttGCAATTCGATACAGGCTTTTTCATTGTTGcgaaatttaatttgcttattttgtaatctattatcgatcttattttccatattttcctTCACTGTTTAAGATAAGTGATCTTGCATATAAATGTGAGTTTTTAAGTTACGATATTTTcgtatataaacaattaatccaATTTTCACGTAATTCCTTTGATGCACATGCTTGGAATAACATATGCTTGTGTCGGCGAAGCATATTATGAACACGTTTTTTGCCTTTCGCATCTTTTTCCGATACGCACCACTCTTCactttcatagatatttttgtcGTTTGAATTCTTTAAACAAAGATAAGGAATGTAAAAgttaactaatattaaaattcaataataataaatattacgcttgtttttgtattgttaaatatttttcaaaaatatattggcagacgattatttcatttatgaagaaatcagttttttttttttttttttttttgttccgatCAGATTCgaatataattacttaaaattctttctttattaaaaattaatgtgattttttttttgtttttcattttgagaatttcaacaaatttattttcttatgcagACTTTCCTTTTCCCCCTATTTCATTCTTATGAATTTTGACTTACTTAGTCTGTTCaatcatttaataaactttttttgtaatttttcaatatattattaactgattaatttagttatattttggtAGATTCGAAAATCGATGGCAGTTAGCACATAAACCTTCACAATCTCACCGAAATATTTCTAGTTGATCATTTAACAATAGGCcccattgcaattatttttttaaaaataactttgtttcttTATGTGGCAACTCGAAAGcaaggttttaaaataaaaacttgttctgaatatattgctttttaatttagttctgaataaaaaagtggaacaaaACTATCATTACTCATTGCATGTAATTTAGAATATAAGTAaatgctttttgaattttttttaatactgtgcaaaatattaaaaaaagtaagttaattAGAATGGGATGTAAGCATTTAACTTGGACTATTTCGAACATACTTCATTCCGAAACTTGCAACTCCCACGCAACGAATAGAAAGTACAGTCGTAGAACAAGAACTTAACCTTTTTCTGATCTTGAATGTAAATTTGGCGAGTGTAGGTCATGGCAGGTATACCGATTTCACAACACAAAGAACTAATTTCGCCCTTTTCTTCAAGCCTTAATGTGCCTGTTGTGAACCAGACGTAGTTGTGAAGGCCAATTTATTCTCAAATGAACCGCAGCCCTTGAACTCGGATGACTGGAGTTAATTTTGGCGAGCACGTGACTGATTCGTGATCGAGTTGATTCGTACAGCTggagagacttttttttttctcatcatgtTATTACAAGAGTTAATCACAGTTTACGTAATTTGAATAGTTACATTgtttttatctgttattttctTGTAGTTCAGTTAATTTTTCATCTATAGCTAACAATTCAAACTAATATTATGGAGAACACTAtgcgatattaattaattaaactatttagggtttcttataatgtttaataatagtttatatattttatcataatttagatAGACACTCGCTATTTTTGTTACGGAGCAATATTGTGATTTTTCGTATCTTTCTACATATTGTTGTCCATAGTTTTGTGAACTTTAGTGTGTGTCATTTAATTTGTCAtcattccagaattttttttttgtaaaattatatttaatactaaaaaaaggaatattttctaattatttaatttgtgatcATTTTATAAACGTTATGAAACGAGTATATATCGAGAAATAAACAACAGCTAATgtagatcaaaaattaatttcatatttattaaatgttttttatacttttaaaattatttatgttacttGAAAAAATATCTCTTCAAACATTTAGACAAGATTTTTCAAGactcacttatttatttattttgttttaatgaatgtattttcaCTTGAAAGTCTCTTATAATCAGAGAGGTAGttcaaaattcgaaatatttctttattctgaaaTCTTCAAAAGTGCGTCCATATTTTTTTGCTCAgttgtttaagaaaattttaagtttaatgtaGATAGTACCTCCTCTCCAAATATCTGTTTCCCACgtcacttattttatttattttgctaaattctacaaaatggccttataaaactttcattaaatcagtaagataatattattttcaattaaattaaggaattccaaccttatttttcatatttaatggttttatttttttaattttaatttactccCCTCTCgccctttttaattaaaatattcagttaatgaatgaaaataaattgtttattacatATCGTTTCCGAATGAAAAGTTCAGCAATTGAAACTGTCCGATTGCATTGTTGTCGGAGTATTTTGACAGATCATTGACTCGTGTTTTTCTCGGCTCTCTTATCTCACAAGTTTGATAAATCCGCTTAACCTTTCATAACAAGGACTTTCTGTGTTTTATGGAACAAATCTGATTCATTTGTCCTtgtaattatttgctattttaagtTTTTCTCATCATTATTTAACCTTCCTTATTTATATCTCTCCACTGGAAAAAGCGTctacaaagattttaaaagattgatGTTATAAAAACATTGCAATTCTgttaaaattattcgaatttccCAAGAAACTTGTCTGGTTTATTTTTTATCGTATGTTTTATTCTATTCAGCTATTTATACTGTTTGTTTATACACCTTCCAGAAACTGATAATTGCATCATGATAAATAATGCTGAATTTCCATAAGATAAAGAGTTGCATAAATATGTAGACGTAAAAACTTTAATGATGTTGAATATTTCTACCGTGTTTATTTCTAATAGTGCATAGTTTGTAGAACTATATGCCCTTAAAATTAATATGACTCAAGGAGCATTATCATTAATAGTTGatactgatttatttttagagattgtcaatatcataaaatataaagaaaataaggaTATAGATATGCGTTgaaatttcagctaattaattGCATTAGGCATTAAGTACGGTGTGAGTTTATTTGTCACTACAgtctgtttattattttatttatttaaaacagaatcaTTAATCTTGAAATTCTTGTGTATCGTTggtttgtttgataaaaaaaatcagccattgcacaaaaatattataatttaatttattgaacattGTTTTTGATGGGTGGGAAAAAAAAGGCATTGaaaatcaacaatgaaaaatacatatatggagcataatttaaattttaataatgtaatatatttatggatatttatttatttatttacaataaaattattttgataagtcCTCATTTATTGATGAATTACCCGAAATCCGTCATTTAAATGAAAGAACCGAAACTGCGCTTATTGAACTCCACTTTCCATTTATAACTATCGCATGATTAAATGCTACTCTCATAAGCAGAATTCACTGAACTAACACATatacttaaaacaataaaaaagaatcactTTTTTATCGCTCATGTTTTATGCATCTGGTATTCTAGGAAAACCTTGAATACAGGAACAGATATTCTGATGCCCTTAAGCTTTGTTGCGGAAATAAGTTTCAACAGCTGGTTAACTTCTGGAGAGCTGATTACCAATTATTAGTCATTGtcgtttttatttgtttacttagCTTTTCTTAGGTCTTTGTATTAATTCTGCATGCCACTTTCTGTTTcgatttgtatacattttttattaatgtttaattattactgatatgttattttgtgttgatttgttttttgaaatatattatgattgAACTTTAATCAACCATTCGTATTGTTCTagtaattaaaatgctttcataaaataactcTTTGTGTGAAACGggttttaatattctgaattcaaatattgatatataCTACATTCGAATTCGGAATGTTTTAAGCCTTCAGTACTAGCAACTTAAGGTTTCCATGCGTTTTCTGAATTTCATCTTCTCTACCTCCTTCTGATTACCTTTAGAGtagtcttttttattattggtaAATGCTCTGACGAAGATTTGAAATGCTCTCAAACTTTATTGAAATAGCTATTTGAAACCACATAAGTAATATGAGTTCCTATCAGAAAAGAATTAATGTTGGGGAGTCTAGGGGAAAGTAACTTGgacattttcaacattttagcTGTAAGtgttagaaaaatattgatataataattactaaatcaatctaaattttcattttcgcttAAAAACTTTTAGTTCTTTCTTTTACTGTTCGTACTTATgactaaaagctaaaaatatttactatccttaattttaaagaaaataaccaTAAAAGAATGGTTTGTTTTATTACATAACCGACGCAGCTTTACCTAGAATCTTTTCTAGACTGAAATtgctgataaaataaatttgaaagatgtaataaaaaagttatcaaaactAAAAGtgatttcatgcattttaatgtaGTTGATGTTACTTTTGTTTCATTGtgcaataaaacatttctttgttaacagcattaaaaatctaaaaaacggCTGTGGGTAATAGTTTGTGGCTGAGTACAGGTATTTCTTAATTCGTTTCTAATGTTTTGGATTACTTGATTTCCATTTTCATATTATGTTACATATGCTTCTATATTTATCTGTTATATACGATTTAAAAcactgagaattttatttcaaataaaaactaatatgtttaaaaaaaaagtgaaaaagtgtATCTTTAAGGAGTGGCAGTTCGTCTTTTATGTCTGGGGCGACAAAACCGCTACGTTGTTAGCTAACCGTCGTTGGCTAATGTAATCTCTTACGGTATTTCTTGagtgaattttgaaattagcattggtattatttattctttgattctttagaatttatttcagaaCTCTTTGCCTTTCTTTTCTTCTATCtaaattatgttcttttattaatattcattcattaagcATAATgaaaggtttttgaattttattttcattgagaaccaaaagagaaaaaaaaatgatattctctAGAATTAAGTTTTTTTGTCTTTGCAGGTCCAAAGAGCTTATTCAACGAGCCATCCTTGAAAATGACTTTATGAAAAACTTAGAAACTGTCCAAATCAGGGAAATTACAGACTGTATGTACCCTGTGGAGTATGGGCAGGACAGTGTTATCATCAAAGAAGGTGACATTGGAAGTGTGGTTTTTGTCATGGAAGGTAAGATAGAAATAAAAGTCTTTCATGATTCATctgattgtaaaaattaatatacgaaGTCTGATTTAACAGAGCATAAAAACCTTTCAATATACTAATCACAAAATgtcagtaatttaaaatttttgttttcctatctatatttctatatattaaaaattttactgaaaaattattttttcatcatgatattaaatttcttttatttaataccaaataataattgatttcagTTCTTGTTGAAAAGCAGTTTTTGTTATTAGAAAACAGAGATCATATTGGACCactgcataaatttaaatttagaattcttttgatTTGAAGAAGTATGCCTGGCGAGGGAGGGGGGGATAAAGATTATTCttgccatttttttcccttccaaatTTTGTAATCGTTTATAATGATTTGtatctctttaaataaaaaatagaattttttcctaaataaattttttaaaaatggaagtttgttattttttctttagatattttagCTATAATCTTAAAACTGTTGTGATGAttgcaattcatttaaataattaaataatttttttttattcatttagaggGTAAAATTGAAGTTTCTAAAGGCAATCGATCCTTGTGTACTTTGGGCCCAGGGAAAGTGTTTGGTGAATTAGCTATACTTTACAACTGTACCAGGACAGCCACAGTTACAggtatgaacatttttttttgagtatttttaaataaaggttattaaaatgctatgttttttgtaattctttttatgaatttcattaaaatatttacatttttcatttccaatttttgtaGCTCTGAGTGATTGCAGGCTGTGGGCTATTGAACGACAGTGCTTCCAGACTATCATGATGAGGACTGGATTAGTGAGGCAAGCCCAGTACACAGATTTCCTGAAGaggtaagaatattttattgagaaaaatatttttacttgataatgTCACTTTATTGTTGAGCGCATTCatcattccttttatttattgtttgtaactgttctaattattttttcttcctctctctAGTGTACCaacattcagaaaattaaaagaagatatGCTTATAAAAATTGCAGATGTTCTTGAAGAAGTgagtataaatttaataagttgtttaatttaattaaattaaggataaaaattttaaattatacattacaaataatattcaatGATACGGTATTCTTTGCTTTATATGTCATTTATAAGAACTGTCACTGAactaacacacacacactcgcacaCATTTGAATACTATGTTTTGAAACAACACATGAATTacacttttgaaatgtttatgacttcaaaaaagaaatgataaataaattgaagatattatatatttgaaagtcatgctatatttaattgcatacaatttttgtattgtataaataattctaatatcaaATGAGTGCATTCCTTCGACACTTTAGAAGGATCACTtaatagtgaatttaaaatttcatgaatttatattaaaaaatatgtgataatagtttataaaatttaataatggaatttttcttttgctatataTGCTAGAATGataattataaacttatttatttttatacatttatttcattatcatgctgattttcatatattaatataaacacaCCTAATAatctattgtaaaatatttatatctttcaaaGTATAGCTGACAAttgtttgtattaattaaatttgcaattaaaatatattatcaaacgAACTGATGCAAATAAGTTATTCATGCGTggaattaaaatatgattcaataGTAGTATTTCATGTTTAGTTGAAATCTATTCCCTGTAAGATCTTcaattattaataactaaattattttctttattaatgttttttgcaGACAACCTACAAATATGGAGACTATATAATACGACAAGGTGCTCGTGGAGATACATTTTACATCATTAGCAGAGGCAGGGTAAAGGAAacctttcagatttttaatttagatttagaacaTGTGAAATCATGGAGTAAAATTGCAATGCCGTGTTTATTTTTATGCACctgttaaagattaatttttacaattgcaGGTTAAAGTCACAATTAGTGATCCAGaacaaaataacgaaaaatacATCAGAACATTAAATTCTGGGGACTTTTTTGGAGAGAAGGCATTACAAAGGTAATTTCTTCTTAacagaagatattttattatattaaaataataaatattgttttttcttttaatttcaaagttaaaatattacttaaattttatgtgtccaaagaatttcttttgcaaattCCATATTTTTCTTGAGTTAAATACTTTTCCTTCCattgatgttataaataaaaaaaaatcttattgttgaatgtaaaattgattttactcgtggagatttttttctttatcgtaataaaatactatatttgtaaagataaattatgagcatttaaacttatcttattaaaaatattgcttggtaatcaaatgaattttttggcatatattaagttaaatttgacttagcatttaatttttaatgtgaagtATGAATAAGAtgatgttttgtttgtttttctgaaataaaaagcatGTATTTATTTACAGTGAAGACGTTAGGACTGCAAATATTGTTGCAGATGATCCAGAAGGTGTCACCTGTTTAGTTATTGATAGAGAGTAAGTGGATtacctttgaaattttataatacatctgTTTTTAAGGAACATTAACCAAGAAAAgtttttgttgctttaaaaaatgaaatttttttatggttaactttaaaacatcaaatttagaTAGATATcttgttaaatgaaaattttagtttcatgatTGTAATCTCTGGTTGTTTgttctaaaatgttttataattgtaTACATTATATCCAgatattaaatgacaaaaaatatttatcgaaaatgaATATACATTATATCCAgatattaaatgacaaaaaatatttatccaaaatgaATAATCAGTTTTAATCTTTCGTGAATATTGTTTTTTCTAAAtcacttttataaaaacatttcatgataTAGAGAcaattgatgattatttttaaaattgctgttatttaatgaattctatATTCTTCCTAGGTCTTTTAACCAATTAATCAGTcatattgatgaaataaaaaccaaaagaTATGACGAGGATGCCAGTTATAGAAAAAGGTATGGTAGACTTTGTGTATTAATGCTAATTTCTGTAAccatatgttatatatatataaaagtacaaaCTGCCATGTACACCTAAATTATGTTATTCATTCAACATAAATTATAGGAAATGATTcttatcaattttattgaatactaATATAATCAGTTAATTCAATTCTGAAAAGTTTTTTGTAGCTGTACATGCATTTCTTAACCTGTTAACCaggtaattaacttatattcagttcattttgcattaaaatattttgtcatactGGTTCACAGGTTAAAATAACTTCAGTTAGAATTTAATGAGTATtacttcaattcaaaatttacattgttattttaaacattatattattatccATAACATGCTGTTGATTTATCATATCTTCAGTCCTGATTGTAGAGATGTAAGCTTTTAAGAAAATCAGAAGAAAATGTACATAAAACTTAAGACACTTTGTTTCCATTTgactgattattaattaattttgcaatattaactaaatttctaatattgactaaaaaattatagcatttgtatttttgatttttaaagcttGCATTTGTGGTTGGAGGTAAGATTTCAATGATTAACATGCACTAAAAAATAACTTGATATATCTTTGCATGTATTAGTTTTTGcatgtatttttcttttgcacATAATTGCATATGctgttttatgattttaaagttttttttattgtattctttacaatattagaaagtattattttttagaatttaaaaaattgtacactgttttgaaattttataaaaattaaaaagtattatcttGTCTGATTTCAGAACTAATGAAGAATTCTCCGATATAAGACTGTGTGATTTGAGAATTATAACCACTCTTGGTGTTGGAGGATTTGGTCGAGTTGAATTGGTAAGATACTTTTTCCTTATATATGTCAACTATTTTAccaaagaaatggaaaaataatttttggaattcaaatgtatttttatattttttgtgcagcatttaaaataataaatgattttttttttttgtcataggTTCAATTAAACATTGATCCAACTAGATCATTTGCTTTAAAAGTGATGAAGAAAGCACAAATAGTAGAAACGAGACAGCAGCAACACATTTtgtctgaaaaaataatcatgGAAGAATCAAACTGTGATTTTATTGTAAAGTGagtacttatatttattttgccaTTTCACATGATATTATATGCCGATGGATAAAAAAGGATTTTGGATGAAATAAAGTGATGTAAATGTGTAATACAGTTTTCCTTCttgtagtaaataatttttaatagaaatttaagcGCATATATTTGCCTTAATATATGCccataataattaatctttttctaatttcagatTATATCGCACatttaaagatagaaaatatCTATACATGCTCATGGAAGCTTGTTTAGGTGGTGAACTCTGGACACTGTTAAGAGACAGGTGAgacgttaaaaaaaatctttattgtgaGATAATTCACAATTCATTTAAGTTAATGTTATGTTGCAAGAAGTTTCTAGACATACAACtgaagattaatatatttataaatctttgaacataaacaaaattaaaataccaaattaaacaatgctgtatattttttaaataacctaaAGAAGTGTTATgatcttttttcaaatatcaatgtAAAAAACTGTTAAACTTTACACAAATAATCaaagctaattattttatttcagaggaAGTTTTGATGATTCCACAACTCGTTTTTATGCAGCATGTGTTGTGGAAgcatttgattatttacattcTAGAAACATAATTTACAGAGATTTGAAACCAGAGAATATGCTTCTGGACTCCCAAGGTTATGTAAAACTGGTAAGTAGAATTATTTagccatttaaaataataagaatttcttaaCATGATGTTAGCTTCCAATCCAAGGTCATCTGTGTAACGGTTACAGTTATTGCAGTTTTAAAGTGATAATATTTATGcaactttttatttcacaatCTCCCCTATTATTTTAGGCGTggtgaaatttacattttaatgatacatttttgttttgccgtaatttttcattttgtttacaaattttctattgtatgtaaaatcttgtaaatattattttactgaagaaattaaataaatcctaataaatagtaattttgctttcattcaatattacataatatacaGGCATTTAAAAAACTAACCAGATTTTTAAAGCTGCCGATACTATGATTTAGAGTGTGCATTTTAATCACTTTGCTAATTTCTAATCTATTAAAAAAAGgtatataattatagaaatatactttttttttttttttttggttttccaGTACCATTAATTATGttctggattttaatttttttaaaaaattcacttctgTGCAGCTAAAACAAGATCAAGTTATACAGCTttgattattctatttaaaatcattCCATAGTTCACCTTCAGGAAGAAATGTCAATCAATACAAGGCTCTTCTTTAAAGGGACCCTAaagtataatgaaattcaaagcttcataacttttTACTGCAGAAAAGTGGagctctttttaattttaatattattttgctgaATGCGATTTATTGGctagagaaatatataaaaatctaggTTTTATAATTTCTTCAGCAGCTCATTTGTTGACTTAAAtactatgaaatataattctttgttgTTTAACatcttttataatactttttgttgttgttgttctgtttatttaaaatcattttcctcTCAAGGTTGACTTTGGTTTTGCAAAGAAATTACCTAATGGGCGCAAAACATGGACCTTTTGTGGTACTCCAGAATATGTTGCCCCTGAAGTGATCTTAAACAAAGGCCATGACACTTCAGCAGACTTCTGGTCCTTGGGTGTCCTCATATTTGAATTGCTCACTGGAACGTAAGTATGATCGCACATTTTAGCATCgccagtacattttttttttttttttcgaaaattataaatttattttactattagttcctggtttttttaaaaaaaatctttgtcatTTGTAACAAAATTGCTAATTTATTCAGTATCTgtgtcaattaaaaatatattggtatgcaatttttttcaattttgattactttAACTTATACAtt encodes:
- the LOC129966865 gene encoding cGMP-dependent protein kinase, isozyme 2 forms cD4/T1/T3A/T3B-like isoform X2 is translated as MIKMPMSPIQMDTEDDVHDIIFKQQKMIDRLKQLLDEKEEEIQRLRCLLDKYQSVFSPNLNLNNYYGRRKHRAQGISAEPLSLRTIQELIQTKFPEYPKSERSKELIQRAILENDFMKNLETVQIREITDCMYPVEYGQDSVIIKEGDIGSVVFVMEEGKIEVSKGNRSLCTLGPGKVFGELAILYNCTRTATVTALSDCRLWAIERQCFQTIMMRTGLVRQAQYTDFLKSVPTFRKLKEDMLIKIADVLEETTYKYGDYIIRQGARGDTFYIISRGRVKVTISDPEQNNEKYIRTLNSGDFFGEKALQSEDVRTANIVADDPEGVTCLVIDRESFNQLISHIDEIKTKRYDEDASYRKRTNEEFSDIRLCDLRIITTLGVGGFGRVELVQLNIDPTRSFALKVMKKAQIVETRQQQHILSEKIIMEESNCDFIVKLYRTFKDRKYLYMLMEACLGGELWTLLRDRGSFDDSTTRFYAACVVEAFDYLHSRNIIYRDLKPENMLLDSQGYVKLVDFGFAKKLPNGRKTWTFCGTPEYVAPEVILNKGHDTSADFWSLGVLIFELLTGTPPFTAPDPMRTYNIILKGIDLMEFPRTISKNATNLIKRLCRDNPAERIGYQKGGIKELQKHKWFDGFNWDGLKNRNLVPPILPRVRHCIDTSNFDNYPPDTSGLPVDDVTGWDSEF
- the LOC129966865 gene encoding cGMP-dependent protein kinase, isozyme 2 forms cD4/T1/T3A/T3B-like isoform X1, translated to MLGQLPDQICSSLSVCSLPSALADAMRSRVVKARRAFFIRLTNFLSRPPLLDVFALVHRHATNEQQMEEILSLFGDWKMEILDYAWKLAKEEMALNKLETVVKSKIVAQFADHIHHAVTEFCPLCRREKSKELIQRAILENDFMKNLETVQIREITDCMYPVEYGQDSVIIKEGDIGSVVFVMEEGKIEVSKGNRSLCTLGPGKVFGELAILYNCTRTATVTALSDCRLWAIERQCFQTIMMRTGLVRQAQYTDFLKSVPTFRKLKEDMLIKIADVLEETTYKYGDYIIRQGARGDTFYIISRGRVKVTISDPEQNNEKYIRTLNSGDFFGEKALQSEDVRTANIVADDPEGVTCLVIDRESFNQLISHIDEIKTKRYDEDASYRKRTNEEFSDIRLCDLRIITTLGVGGFGRVELVQLNIDPTRSFALKVMKKAQIVETRQQQHILSEKIIMEESNCDFIVKLYRTFKDRKYLYMLMEACLGGELWTLLRDRGSFDDSTTRFYAACVVEAFDYLHSRNIIYRDLKPENMLLDSQGYVKLVDFGFAKKLPNGRKTWTFCGTPEYVAPEVILNKGHDTSADFWSLGVLIFELLTGTPPFTAPDPMRTYNIILKGIDLMEFPRTISKNATNLIKRLCRDNPAERIGYQKGGIKELQKHKWFDGFNWDGLKNRNLVPPILPRVRHCIDTSNFDNYPPDTSGLPVDDVTGWDSEF